The following proteins come from a genomic window of Streptomyces sp. GS7:
- a CDS encoding glycosyltransferase family 2 protein, whose protein sequence is MHTVTVIVPAHNEEEGLPDTLESLARQTVPPDRILVVDDGSTDRTGEVAASYGVTVLRPPDRLGSKARAQNHALPHCTTDLVLAVDADTVLAPDYLARVLPVFDDPDVAVAAGTVRTRHTRTVWERGRSTEYLFGFHWQRPIQARANSPMVCSGCCSVFRRDALTAFGGFPERTIVEDMDFTWSQQIAGRRAVYVSDAVALAADPEDLTYLRKQVWRWMAGFCQNVRLHLGQLILRKPLLALWVLLALFEILTAPLWLATPFLIAANGGASALPAFAWWAGADLLLTAPPLVYAARRRGLPLAGVLLNIPCVYATKAVNLVYAWKALVVELVLVPLHLARGLTVYEKGRADTPRGGAEAVAV, encoded by the coding sequence ATGCACACCGTCACCGTCATCGTTCCCGCCCACAACGAAGAAGAGGGCCTTCCGGACACGCTGGAATCCCTCGCACGGCAAACCGTCCCGCCCGACCGGATCCTGGTCGTGGACGACGGCTCCACGGACCGCACCGGAGAAGTCGCCGCATCGTACGGAGTGACCGTTCTCCGCCCACCGGACCGGCTCGGCAGCAAGGCCAGGGCGCAGAACCACGCCCTGCCGCACTGCACCACCGACCTCGTCCTGGCCGTCGACGCGGACACCGTCCTCGCCCCGGACTACCTCGCCCGCGTCCTCCCGGTCTTCGACGACCCCGACGTCGCGGTCGCGGCGGGCACCGTCCGCACCCGCCACACCCGCACCGTGTGGGAGCGCGGGCGCTCCACGGAGTATCTGTTCGGGTTCCACTGGCAGCGGCCCATCCAGGCCCGCGCCAACAGCCCCATGGTGTGCTCGGGTTGCTGCTCGGTGTTCCGCCGCGACGCGCTGACCGCCTTCGGCGGTTTCCCCGAGCGGACCATCGTCGAGGACATGGACTTCACCTGGTCCCAGCAGATCGCCGGCCGTCGCGCGGTCTACGTCTCCGACGCGGTCGCCCTGGCCGCCGATCCCGAGGACCTCACCTATCTGCGGAAACAGGTCTGGCGCTGGATGGCCGGCTTCTGCCAGAACGTCCGGCTGCACCTCGGGCAGCTGATCCTGCGCAAGCCCCTGCTGGCGCTCTGGGTACTGCTCGCCCTGTTCGAGATCCTCACCGCGCCCCTCTGGTTGGCCACCCCGTTCCTGATCGCCGCGAACGGCGGTGCGTCGGCCCTGCCCGCCTTCGCCTGGTGGGCCGGTGCCGATCTGCTCCTGACCGCACCACCCCTGGTGTACGCCGCCCGCCGCCGCGGACTCCCGCTGGCCGGCGTGCTGCTGAACATCCCCTGCGTCTACGCCACCAAGGCCGTCAACCTCGTCTACGCATGGAAGGCGCTCGTCGTGGAACTGGTCCTGGTGCCCCTGCATCTCGCCCGCGGCCTGACGGTCTACGAGAAGGGGCGGGCCGACACCCCGCGGGGAGGGGCGGAGGCCGTGGCGGTGTGA